The window TTTAGCTACAGAACCCGAGTGATCAGGAGCCGGAGCTGTCATTGGTGATGGAACTTTAGCAACTTGCACTGGGTTATTGGGTGCAATGTTTGTCGCGCATCCACTTAGGAAAGCAATCCCCATCAAACTGAGTTTGAATATGTTTTTCATTGAGTAGCCTTGGATGTTTAGCGATATACAAAATCAGCGCGGCGGTTTTCTTTAAATGCCGCCTCTGTCTGAGCTGGGTCAGCTGGCTTTTCTTTTCCAAAGCTCACCGCCTCCAACTGAGATTCGCTAACACCTTGTGCAACTAGAGCTTTTTTAACAGCTTCGGATCGCTTTTGACCTAAGGCTAAGTTGTACTCTGCAGTTCCGCGATCATCGGTATTGCCTTGAATGATCACAGAGGCTTTTTGCTTTTGAAACGATTTTAAGTAAGAGGCATGCGCGGAAATGGTTGAAACATACTTTGGATCTACGGTATAGCTATCAAACTCAAAATAGATTGAACGTTTGCCATATACGCTAGACTTGGGATCGCTAATTGGATCGTAAGTCATTGAGCCACCAGCATTAACCTCAGCTACACCATTAGCGTCATCTAACTTAACGCTACTACAAGCGGAAACGAATAAAACCAATAATGCCAAAGGCAATACTTTTACAAATTTAAACATGATGAAATTTCCCAAACATGGCTACACATTTGTAGCCAAATAGCAAAGAGGCATGCCGCTAAAGCATGTCCCACCTAAGAAAATTAGGCTTGTGCTTTGGGTGGCTTAAATGCTGAATCGGGAAAGTTTTGCGTAAACAAAACTTCATTTGCAATAGAAAACGTAGCCACTGAAATCGGTGGGAAAAAAACAGTAATCCCAATTTCGGTAATATTTGCAGTTACATGACTCATGAGGTACATAGTATGAACTGGCTCTTTGTCATCTGCTGATTCTGCAATGCTCTGTGCTTGCATTACTATTGAACCGTTGGCGTAACTATTAGCAATCTCTGCCCGCTCAACTGCGGCTTGAATAAAAATACTTCCAGCGGCCGCCTTGAACGCAATCATGAAGAAGCATATGAATAAAACCAGCGTTTTTTTGCGAAGCAACATGGTTCAGATTCTATACCCGATTGGTACATTTGTCGTTTTAAACGACATCGACTGACGCAAGGATGTCTAATTGATTCGTCCTTTTAAAGGACGGTTCATGCAGAGATATACGGCTCTAATGGCATCTACACCTGCCAAACCACAAATAAAAAAACCACCCGAAGGTGATTTTGGTATTTCTTGGTGGCCCGGGGCGGAATCGAACCACCGACACAAGGATTTTCAATCCTCTGCTCTACCGACTGAGCTACCAGGCCAAGAGTTGGAATTATAAATGAAACTGTCTTTTGGCCCAGAAAACAGTGTTAACTCATGGGGAAACACTATAAATCCTATATGGATGCGGCCATTTTGGCTCGAGCAGCATGTAACTTTCTATAGCTATCTATTAAGCGGTGGTGCCTATCGAGACCCTCTAGCTTGATACTGGTTGGAGTTAAGCCATAAAAGCGGGTACTTCCGTCAACCGAGCCTATAGCTGCATCTATCCTCTCGTCACCAAACATCCTGCGAAGATTGCCTACATAGTCGTCAAGCTCTAAGTCATCGTCCAACTCAATTTCTAAAACTGCATTTAAGGCCTGATAAAACAATTTTCTCTCAACTGTATTGTCGTTGTATTGAAGAAAGGCGCCAACGAGTTCATGGGCCTCATCAAATTGCTTTAAGGCCAAATGAATCAATAGCTTTAACTCCAGCACTGTGAGCTGACCCCATGGCGTATTCTCATCAAATTCAATGCCGATCAAAGTGGCGACATCACCATACTCATCGAGTTCATTATTTTCAAGGCGCTCTAGTAGCGCGCTGAGACTTTCATCACCTAGGGTTGTCAAATTTAAAATATCTGTACGGAATAACAAAGCTTTATTGGTGTTGTCCCAAATGAGATCCTCTATCGGATAAACCTCAGAATAGCCCGGCACCAAGATTCGGCAGGCAGTTGCCCCAAGCTGGTCGTATACCGCGACATAAGATTCTTTACCCATATCACTGAGGATGCCAAACAGTGTTGCCGCCTCTTCTGCATTGGAGTTTTCTCCATGAGCAGAGAAGTCCCATTCAACAAAATCGTAATCTGATTTTGCGCTGAAGAAGCGCCAAGACACAATGCCGCTCGAATCAATGAAGTGTTCAACAAAGTTATTTGGCTCTGTCACTGCCTCACTTGCAAAAGTGGGTGGGGGTAAATCATTTAGGCCTTCGAAACTGCGGCCCTGTAACAACTCCGTCAAACTCCGCTCTAGCGCCACCTCTAGACTTGGGTGCGCACCGAAAGAGGCAAATACGCCACCTGTTTGCGGGTTCATCAAGGTAACGCACATGACTGGATAGATACCGCCCAGCGATGCGTCCTTTACTAGTACCGGAAAGCCCTGCTCTTCAAGCCCTTGGATGCCAGCCAAAATACTGGGGTACTTTGCAAGCACTTCTTGTGGCACATCCGGTAGGGCGATTTCACCTTCGAGAATTTCACGCTTAACTGCCCGCTCGAAAATCTCTGACAGACATTGCACCTGGGCTTCAGCCAAAGTGTTTCCTGCACTCATGCCATTGCTGACGTACAGATTTTCGATCAGGTTGGATGGAAAATAAACAATCTCACCATCGGACTGGCGCACATAAGGCAATGAACAAACACCGCGCTCCGTATTGCCAGAATTGGTGTCAATTAAATGTGCACTACGCAATTCACCATCAGGGTTATAAATTGCTCGACAGTGCTCATCTAAAATTTCTGTTGGTAGCGCATCCTGATTTCCCGGCTTGAACCAGCGCTCGTTTGGATAATGAACAAATGCACTATTGGCGATATCTTCACCCCAAAACGCACCGGCATAAAAATGGTTATTACTCAGGCGCTCGATATACTCGCCTAAGGCTGATGCCAGCGCACTTTCTTTTGTAGCCCCTTTTCCATTGGTAAAACACATCGGTGAATGGGCATCACGAATATGTAAGGACCACACATTGGGAATGAGATTGCGCCATGAAGCAATTTCAATCTTGATGCCTAGCTTGGCCAATACGCCAGACATGTTGGCAATCGTTTGCTCTAAGGGCAAATCCTTTCCCGCAATGTAAGTACTCGCATCTGCAGCTGGCTTCAAAGCCAATAAGGTCTGCGCATCTGCATCTAAATTCTTGACTTCTTCAATGACAAACTCCGGCCCAGCCTGTACAACCTTTTTAACAGTGCAGCGCTCGATAGAGCGCAAAATGCCTTGACGGTCATTTGCAGAGATGTCTTCTGGTAATTCAACCTGAATCTTGAAAATCTGCTGATACCGATTTTCCGGATCAACGATATTGTTTTGTGAAAGGCGAATATTTTCGGTAGAGATATTGCGAGTGTCACAATACAGTTTCACGAAATACGCTGCGCATAAAGCGGATGAGGCTAGAAAGTAATCAAAAGGTCCTGGTGCTGAGCCATCGCCTTTATAGCGAATAGGCTGGTCCGAAATTACCGTGAAATCATCGAACTTCGCCTCAAGACGAAGCTTATCGAGAAAGTTGACCTTAATTTCCATAGAAGTAATTCCGAGATGATGTGGACGCTATTATCCGTCGCAACGCGTATACCGTGTAATACCTAGGCGCCGCCAACCAACGCCAATATCAGGAATGACTGCTTACCTCAAGCCTTGTTTTTCAGCTTGATTGCTCGGCCTTGTTCCGTGAAGTATCAATTCCCAAGGCTTTTAGCTTGCGATAGAGATGGGTTCTTTCGAGGCCAGTGTACTCAGAGATTTTGGTCATGCTGCCACCCATAATGATCATTTGATGCTCAAAGTAGGCTTTCTCGAACAAATCTCTGGCCTCTCTAAGCGGTAAATCAAAATAGGTTTTTGCAATACCGCTAATATATTCGCCGTTTTGGGCTTGTGCAGATTGCTCGCTCACTATTGCCTTGGGGCTTGTGCCAGATGATGAGAGCGCCGAGGATGCCCTCTCTTCAAGCGGCTCAACATACTTGGGTGAACTCTCTAAAGCCTTGGTAACCGTCTTCAACAGTTTTTGGAGTGCTATGGGCTTTTCTAAAAAATTGAGCGCGCCAATACGGGTGGCCTCAACTGCCGTATCAATCGTGGCATGGCCAGACATCATGACTACAGGCATAGTCAGTTGACCCGTCTTAGACCACTCTTTTAACAAAGTAATGCCGTCAACGTCTGGCATCCAGATGTCGAGCAAAACTAAGTCTGGGCGCATTTGTTCGCGAATGGTACGGGCCTGCGCAGCGCTCTCAGCCGCATAAACAGTATGGCCCTCATCCGTCAGAATCTCATTGAGAAGCTCACGAATGCCCATCTCATCGTCGACCACCAAAATACTTGCCATTCTTATGCTGCCTCTTTTGCCAGATTCATAAACAAAATTGATACTTTTGCACCGATCACTTCATCGCCACGCAGGCGATTGCGGACCTCAATTTTTGCCCCGTGATCATCTACGATTTTCTTCACCACTGCCAAACCTAATCCAGTGCCTTTAGTCTTTGTTGTGACATAAGGTTCAAATGCTCTTGCCAGTATCTTAGCTGGAAACCCCGAACCACTATCACTTATTATTAAACGCACTGCATTTTGTACGGTGCCGCCAAATTCACCATAGGATACTAATTCTGTTTTTACCTCAACCGGTTCAGCTTGGTGCGGCCCCTCAAGTGTGGCATCTTGAGCATTCTGTAAAAGATTATGAATAATCTGTCTGAGTTGAGTAGGGTCGCCCATAATGTTTGGGCACTGTGGATCTAACTGGGTTTTTAAAGGGCTGCCCTCGTATAAACCCAAGATCTCTTGTGTCAAAGCATTGATAGAAACAGATTTCAGTTGCGGACTGGGTGTTTTTGCAAAATCCCTAAAATCATTGACCATTTCCTTCATGGCCTGGACTTGTCCAATGATCGTTTCCGTGCTGCGATTGATCATCTCTTCTTGCTCGGGGCTCAATTTACCGGCTAACTTATGTTGCAACCTCTCAGCAGAGAGCTGTATGGGTGTTAGTGGGTTCTTAATCTCATGCGCCAGACGTCTAGCGACCTCACTCCAGGCAATAGAGCGCTGCGCACTCACCACATCGGTAATGTCGTCAAACACCACCATGCGCAAATCAGAGGTCAGCTCAGTACCCCGGACAAATAAGGTAACTCCGGGCTCATTCTCGTACTCGTTGCTGCTGTGGAGCTGAATCTGCTTTTGCCACACTGGTGCGGGCTGATTAATACCCGCATCAGGTTGACCACCCTCCGCCCCAACTGCAAGCTTCATCGTTGCAAAGCCCTCTTTAATGGCTTGTTCAAACTCAACCAGACTAGGGCTATCGCTTAAAGGGCGGCCATCTATTTGCGTTAGGTCCTGCCCAAAGATGCGGTCAGCACCCGCATTACTAGAAACCATATTAAATCTCTTGTCGAAGATGCAAACGCCAGCAGTCAAGTTACCCAATACGGTTTCTAAAAATGATTTAGATTCTTGCAGGGAGGTTCTCGTATCCGCAAGTTGACGTGTCATTACATTAAATTGGCGAGTCAGCATTCCGAGCTCATCACCAGTATCTAACTCTGGCTTGGG is drawn from Polynucleobacter arcticus and contains these coding sequences:
- the pal gene encoding peptidoglycan-associated lipoprotein Pal, giving the protein MFKFVKVLPLALLVLFVSACSSVKLDDANGVAEVNAGGSMTYDPISDPKSSVYGKRSIYFEFDSYTVDPKYVSTISAHASYLKSFQKQKASVIIQGNTDDRGTAEYNLALGQKRSEAVKKALVAQGVSESQLEAVSFGKEKPADPAQTEAAFKENRRADFVYR
- a CDS encoding ATP-binding protein, producing the protein MKISWDFIGSNAFEKNIWKRRALPIAMGIIGTFALVLLVLLSIASSNTEFFDNYFIWLYAANVVIGVCLTLVILTLVIVIAIRWHKGRFGTRLIAKLAMIFALVGVVPGLILYGVSLQFVSRSIETWFDVKVESALESGLELGRVTLRVAQEEILAEGNYIAEQIVQVPPGTSSDQVGVMAMKIRSQFGIQELSLFNMQRNMIFTSEPRAKKYLPAPSADVIAEAFKNKGSTFVDQIELEGGQRTYRVRAIVPIVRKKSIQSKLDSGRDVDDKFFLQLVRFIPSPLTKNIFAVESAYSDYQEKSLGRTGLRKMFVGTLTLTLFFALFVAVTLALILGRQLARPLLMLLRGTQAVAQGDLSPKPELDTGDELGMLTRQFNVMTRQLADTRTSLQESKSFLETVLGNLTAGVCIFDKRFNMVSSNAGADRIFGQDLTQIDGRPLSDSPSLVEFEQAIKEGFATMKLAVGAEGGQPDAGINQPAPVWQKQIQLHSSNEYENEPGVTLFVRGTELTSDLRMVVFDDITDVVSAQRSIAWSEVARRLAHEIKNPLTPIQLSAERLQHKLAGKLSPEQEEMINRSTETIIGQVQAMKEMVNDFRDFAKTPSPQLKSVSINALTQEILGLYEGSPLKTQLDPQCPNIMGDPTQLRQIIHNLLQNAQDATLEGPHQAEPVEVKTELVSYGEFGGTVQNAVRLIISDSGSGFPAKILARAFEPYVTTKTKGTGLGLAVVKKIVDDHGAKIEVRNRLRGDEVIGAKVSILFMNLAKEAA
- a CDS encoding OsmC domain/YcaO domain-containing protein — translated: MEIKVNFLDKLRLEAKFDDFTVISDQPIRYKGDGSAPGPFDYFLASSALCAAYFVKLYCDTRNISTENIRLSQNNIVDPENRYQQIFKIQVELPEDISANDRQGILRSIERCTVKKVVQAGPEFVIEEVKNLDADAQTLLALKPAADASTYIAGKDLPLEQTIANMSGVLAKLGIKIEIASWRNLIPNVWSLHIRDAHSPMCFTNGKGATKESALASALGEYIERLSNNHFYAGAFWGEDIANSAFVHYPNERWFKPGNQDALPTEILDEHCRAIYNPDGELRSAHLIDTNSGNTERGVCSLPYVRQSDGEIVYFPSNLIENLYVSNGMSAGNTLAEAQVQCLSEIFERAVKREILEGEIALPDVPQEVLAKYPSILAGIQGLEEQGFPVLVKDASLGGIYPVMCVTLMNPQTGGVFASFGAHPSLEVALERSLTELLQGRSFEGLNDLPPPTFASEAVTEPNNFVEHFIDSSGIVSWRFFSAKSDYDFVEWDFSAHGENSNAEEAATLFGILSDMGKESYVAVYDQLGATACRILVPGYSEVYPIEDLIWDNTNKALLFRTDILNLTTLGDESLSALLERLENNELDEYGDVATLIGIEFDENTPWGQLTVLELKLLIHLALKQFDEAHELVGAFLQYNDNTVERKLFYQALNAVLEIELDDDLELDDYVGNLRRMFGDERIDAAIGSVDGSTRFYGLTPTSIKLEGLDRHHRLIDSYRKLHAARAKMAASI
- a CDS encoding response regulator; this encodes MASILVVDDEMGIRELLNEILTDEGHTVYAAESAAQARTIREQMRPDLVLLDIWMPDVDGITLLKEWSKTGQLTMPVVMMSGHATIDTAVEATRIGALNFLEKPIALQKLLKTVTKALESSPKYVEPLEERASSALSSSGTSPKAIVSEQSAQAQNGEYISGIAKTYFDLPLREARDLFEKAYFEHQMIIMGGSMTKISEYTGLERTHLYRKLKALGIDTSRNKAEQSS